Part of the Tolypothrix sp. PCC 7910 genome, CCTGAATTTTTAAATTACCTCCTACCTGCACAACTCTTGTTGTAATTGCAAAGCTGTCTGGATCATCAAAAAAATCTCTAAGCTGTACTTTGTTTTGAGCCAATAAATTTAAGTCGCCAGATGTAGTTAAATCCTTGTACTTTAAGTCGCCCAATGATGTAGTTAAATCCTTGAGTGAGTATTCTCCTTCAAAAATAAAATTATTATCTGCTGATATCGTGGCATTTTTGCTATAGAGTGCATTAACTACTACATCTCCACTTTGTATAGGCGTATTATTTTTTTGTAATTCTGCATTAGTGTTCAGTAATTTCACTACACCATTTTCTACAGTTACACCAGTTGCGACGTTTACATTACCTCCGGTGAGAAGTTCAGGTAATGATAATGGCGTAAAAGGCAAAGAATTAACTGCTGTTTTGGTTTCTACAGGTAAACCTAAATTTAACAAATTTCCTTCTTGAGAAATACGAACTAATTTTTCTCCCTGTACAGCAGTAATATTTAATTTTCCTCCTGGTACTTCTATTACCCCTGTACTAATCACCGTTCCGCCTAATAAGGTTAAGCTTTGCCCTGATGAAACCTTTAAAAGACCACCATTAATAATTGCTCCCCCTCCTGGTTGAGTAAAAGCAAAAGCATTAGGATTTCCTGTTAAATTACTATAACTATTTGTCCCAACAGCATTAAACCATTGATTATTAAAGCCAATGCCACTGGCTGTAGTAGCGGTAAATGCTGCTGGTACATTCAAGCTGGCATTAGGGCCGAAAATTATCCCGGCAGGATTCATTAAAAATAGGTTGGAATTACCACCTGTAACTTGAATTAAGCCGTTAATAATTGAAGCTTCGCCACCGGTGACTCGACCGAGAATATTTTGAATTGATGGGTTAGAAATAAAGTTAGCAGTTTGACCTTGATTGAGTCCGAATTTCTCAAAGCTGTGGAATAAGTTTGTGCCTGTTTGAGTGCCACCTTGAATATTAAATGTGTTGTCTGTTTGGTTGACAACGGTATTGGTATCGTTAGGGTTTGGTGTAATTTGGGCTATGGCTTTGGTTGGCAATCCATCTAATAATAACCAACCACAGAAGGCGCAGATTAAACTGAGTGATAGAGAAGATTTGTAATTCTTCAGGAAAAATAGAGAAATTATCTGTCTATCTCTGCCGTGATATGGAAACGATTTTCCCAAAATAATTTTAGACATAGTTTTAAATTAGTGGCTGATAAACTGCTATAAAATCATCAAATTTAATAACGCTTGTTATCGAAAAAATATCTTTTAATTAGCTTCATTTAGGATTAATGAGGCTATTACACAGAAAAGATATTACTTGGAAATTATAAGTTATAATTAATCTCTGATTGAGGTAGAAAATTTAAATTTCTCGGAACAGGTTGATTGCGATGATCTGGAATAATTTGTAGAAGATTAGTACCTTGATTGGCATATTCACAAGCATTTGTATTAATGGATGTGGAAGTATTTAGAGAGATTCCACTTGCTTGTTTGAGCTTTTGCGCTAAAGTAAGACTTGTATTTGTAGGTTGACAAACATCGTTTTGGGATGGTTGTCTAGTCAATTGACGTTGTGCATCATCGGGGCGCTCTACAAGTCTATCACCATTATCTCCATTACCGCCGCCACCGTCACTACCGCTGCCACCACCATTATCGCCACCACCACCACCGCCACCATTAGGAACAACAGTGACTACACTGATGCGGTTGCTAGAGCCAAGTTGCGTATCTTGATAAACACCTAAAATCTGCTCGTTAAATCCGCTTTGAAGAACGATTAATCCGTTAGTATAACTAGTATCTGGCAAGACAGTACCTGGATTAAAAGGAACAGTTCTAACTGTTACATTTCCTGTGACAGCTTTGCCATCTTTATCAACAAAAATAATATTTGAATTTGTATCAGTTGGTTTGTAAAATACTTGTGTATTATCAGATTGAAGTCTATATATTGGATTTCCCGCTTCATCGCGTTCTACACCAAGACCTTGTGTAAAAGTCTTACCTTTATGCTGGATATTGATGTTACGTGCTGCTCTAATACTGACTGGGATGTCTCTAAGTCCACCATTAGTAAACAAATTAGGAAAATTGCTTTGTATTTGAAAAATGCCTGGTGTATTAATATCAACATTTCCATATCTAACTTTAATTGAATCTATGACAATGTTACCTGTCTGAGAATTCAAAAATAGGACATCTGAGTTTCGAGGATCAAAACTGGTGGTGCTAACAGAAATGTTAGGCGATGATGGATCGAGTAATTGCTTGATAATATTAATATTTCCTGCACTAGATAGCATAGTACTACCAGCAGCAATGCTACCATTTATTTTTATTTGGCCTTGAGATGAAGTTACAATAACTGAACCAGTATTAGTAAGATTAGATATGAGAGTACCATTGCCATTTACGATCGCATAACCACTCCCATTCACGTTAATATCCCCTGGTGCAGACAGAATCACTGTGCCAAGACCAAAACCGGAAGCAGGAGGAGTCTCAGGCGATAATATACTAATGTTGCCATTTATGGTGATGCTTGCTGGTGATGTAGGTGTTGCTGTTGATTGAAAAGTTGTTCCTCCTAAAGCCACTGAGGATGGATTGAGGGAATTTTTTAGATTACTCACACCAGATCGCAATATTAGCGATGAGGTGTTTTTAAGTATCATAATGTCTGGATCGCTTCCCACTAAGGATGTATTTGCTCGTTCAATTTTAATATCACCATTAGCAGTAATACTACCTCCAGCTTCTATTTTCAATGAAGCTCCTGTATAGTTACCAAAAGAAACATCACCTTGCGCGCTAATAATTCCCTCTCGATTAGAATCACCAGAGCCAGTAAAACCTGATAAAAATTTTCCTGCTCCACCTAATAAATTGAGAATAGAGAAATTTCTACCTGTTGCAAAACGAGCATTACCTACAATTGTGCCATCACTAATTAAGTTAATATCTCCACCTGTTTGAATAATAGAACCTGGCTTAGTATAAAAAATCAGATAAATATTTTGATTACCTTGAATTGTTAAATTGCCTCCAGCTTGCACAACTCTTTTTTGAGAATCTCCTGCTATCTTAGAAAAATCTTGAAATAGTACTTGGTTTTTAGCAAATAAATTTAAATCACCGGATGTAGTTAACTCTCTGAAGTTATCTCCTTCAAAAATGAAATTATTGTCCGCTGATAACGTAGCATTTTTACTATAGAGAGAATTGACTACTACATCTCCATTGCTGATAGTTGTTCCAGAGGCTGTCAGCTTGACTACTCCACCTTCTACATTTACGCCAGTTGCAACAGTTAAATTACCTCCTGTTAATAATTGAGGTAGTGATTTTGGTGTAAACAGCAATGGATTAATAACTGTTTTGGTTTCTATAGGTAACCCCAGACTCAATAAATTTCCTTCAGGGGTAATGCGAACTAACTTTTCGCCCTCAACAGCAGTAATATTGATTTTACCTCCTGGTGCTGAAACTGCTCCTGTACTGATTACTGTTCCTCCAACTAAAGTTAAATTTTGACCAGGAAAAACCCCAAGTCCTGTGCTAGAACCACTGTCATTGAGCACCTCTGAGCTATTATTAATAATTGCTCCTACATTTGGTTGCGTAAAAGCAAAAGCATCGGGATTGCCTACTAAACTAGTGTAATCATTCTGACCAATAGCATTAAACCATTGATTATTAAAACCAATAGCACTAGCTGTAGTAGCGGTAAATGCTGCTGGTACATTCAAACTAGCATTAGCACCAAAAATAATACCAGCCGGATTCATTAAAAATAGGTTG contains:
- a CDS encoding filamentous hemagglutinin N-terminal domain-containing protein; amino-acid sequence: MSNIKFALNNYLSPLFLSALCGWLLLDGLPTKAIAQITPNPNDANTVVNQTDNTFNIQGGTQTGTNLFHSFEKFGLNQGQTANFISNPSIQNILGRVTGGEASIINGLIQVTGGNSNLFLMNPAGIIFGANASLNVPAAFTATTASAIGFNNQWFNAIGQNDYTSLVGNPDAFAFTQPNVGAIINNSSEVLNDSGSSTGLGVFPGQNLTLVGGTVISTGAVSAPGGKINITAVEGEKLVRITPEGNLLSLGLPIETKTVINPLLFTPKSLPQLLTGGNLTVATGVNVEGGVVKLTASGTTISNGDVVVNSLYSKNATLSADNNFIFEGDNFRELTTSGDLNLFAKNQVLFQDFSKIAGDSQKRVVQAGGNLTIQGNQNIYLIFYTKPGSIIQTGGDINLISDGTIVGNARFATGRNFSILNLLGGAGKFLSGFTGSGDSNREGIISAQGDVSFGNYTGASLKIEAGGSITANGDIKIERANTSLVGSDPDIMILKNTSSLILRSGVSNLKNSLNPSSVALGGTTFQSTATPTSPASITINGNISILSPETPPASGFGLGTVILSAPGDINVNGSGYAIVNGNGTLISNLTNTGSVIVTSSQGQIKINGSIAAGSTMLSSAGNINIIKQLLDPSSPNISVSTTSFDPRNSDVLFLNSQTGNIVIDSIKVRYGNVDINTPGIFQIQSNFPNLFTNGGLRDIPVSIRAARNINIQHKGKTFTQGLGVERDEAGNPIYRLQSDNTQVFYKPTDTNSNIIFVDKDGKAVTGNVTVRTVPFNPGTVLPDTSYTNGLIVLQSGFNEQILGVYQDTQLGSSNRISVVTVVPNGGGGGGGDNGGGSGSDGGGGNGDNGDRLVERPDDAQRQLTRQPSQNDVCQPTNTSLTLAQKLKQASGISLNTSTSINTNACEYANQGTNLLQIIPDHRNQPVPRNLNFLPQSEINYNL